In the Leptospiraceae bacterium genome, one interval contains:
- a CDS encoding bifunctional nuclease family protein, whose product MDLIEVRISDISLTNVGFAVFLKPKDIPDAKVVPIFIGPLETHSITSVLEGVVPPRPMTHDLLMQIVNTIGVKIVKITIDQIIDNTFFAKIYLRKDEEILILDARPSDSIAVALRAESPMYITQKVLNEAGIVMKEELSSDKIPEIEQPIVPKTRLQILEETLSNAVKSEDYETAAKIRDQIKKIIESS is encoded by the coding sequence ATGGATTTGATTGAAGTTAGAATCTCAGATATTTCTTTAACGAATGTGGGTTTTGCAGTTTTCTTGAAACCTAAAGATATTCCAGACGCTAAAGTAGTTCCGATTTTTATCGGACCTTTAGAAACTCATTCGATTACGTCTGTTTTAGAGGGTGTAGTTCCTCCTCGCCCAATGACCCATGATCTGTTAATGCAAATAGTAAACACGATTGGGGTAAAGATTGTTAAAATAACAATTGATCAAATTATTGATAACACTTTTTTTGCGAAAATATATCTTCGTAAAGATGAAGAGATTTTGATTCTTGATGCAAGACCTTCAGATTCTATTGCGGTTGCACTTAGAGCTGAATCTCCCATGTACATCACTCAAAAAGTATTAAATGAAGCAGGGATTGTAATGAAAGAAGAGCTTTCATCAGATAAAATTCCTGAAATAGAACAACCTATAGTTCCTAAAACCAGATTGCAGATATTGGAAGAAACCCTTTCCAATGCGGTCAAGTCAGAGGATTACGAAACCGCAGCCAAGATTCGGGATCAGATTAAGAAAATAATAGAAAGCTCTTAA
- a CDS encoding polyhydroxyalkanoate biosynthesis repressor PhaR translates to MKLLKRYANRRLYDPETSKTITLEDVAEMIVDGVEIKVIDNISGDDITPKILGQTFLKVSLGQRNEEFSSFMLTALIRETGKDISSLFGRLVLGGIGEGSLTNEKIEKILQSMVNLGELKLTELQDYKEDLLKNFAARASERKIQIQKDLDKISGQFQEEKGKSMEELSEKLKEVSRMIKEIR, encoded by the coding sequence ATGAAATTATTAAAAAGATACGCAAACAGAAGGCTCTACGATCCAGAAACGAGCAAAACAATTACATTGGAAGATGTAGCCGAAATGATCGTAGATGGGGTAGAAATTAAAGTAATAGACAATATTTCTGGAGACGACATAACTCCAAAGATTTTAGGTCAGACTTTTTTGAAAGTTAGTCTGGGACAAAGAAACGAAGAATTTTCCAGTTTTATGTTGACAGCACTTATTCGCGAAACAGGAAAAGACATAAGCTCTTTATTTGGAAGATTGGTTTTGGGTGGAATTGGTGAGGGTTCTTTAACAAATGAAAAAATTGAAAAAATCCTTCAAAGTATGGTAAATCTTGGCGAATTAAAATTAACTGAGCTACAGGACTACAAAGAAGACCTATTAAAGAATTTTGCTGCAAGAGCCAGCGAGCGAAAAATCCAGATTCAAAAAGATTTAGACAAAATAAGCGGTCAATTCCAAGAAGAAAAAGGGAAATCTATGGAAGAATTGTCCGAAAAGCTCAAAGAAGTCTCTCGGATGATAAAAGAAATTCGCTAA
- a CDS encoding MFS transporter, protein MNQNSGKNRVILFLIVFLDMMGFSIIFPIFPEILQFFNSKGHDYTLDIFIKIAHYITPSHDSKVIIVLLGGISGSIYSFLQFVFAPLWGKISDSEGRKPVLIFTSIGNLLGYIVWLFSGNFTMFVLSRIITGSMGGNISVASASMADSTSIQDRAKGMGMIGAGIGLGFIFGPPIGGFLSKYELSSVFYFLSPVLTKFSMSAFFSVLVAAMNILLLIFLFHETKEKIKTQTKKVHPLLEINNIQNKKLITIALVYFLFMFSFSGFEFVLNFFLSEIYNFSPENIGMTFVFIGIIIIFIQGGIIRRISGKVSEINICIFGAISLIIGFSILIFIPVLSFVFFAFALLATGSAFLNPGFTSLASINARLEEQGKSLGVIRSFGSLARAISPITFCLIYFLNGAYFSFTVSFMITIVFFVLLLVMRYKYTEQTNL, encoded by the coding sequence ATGAATCAAAATTCCGGAAAAAATCGAGTAATATTATTTTTGATAGTATTTTTGGATATGATGGGTTTTTCTATTATATTTCCAATTTTTCCGGAAATTTTACAATTTTTTAATTCTAAAGGACATGACTATACCTTAGATATTTTTATTAAGATCGCTCATTATATCACTCCTTCCCATGATTCAAAAGTAATTATTGTACTACTTGGAGGAATCTCGGGAAGTATTTATTCATTTTTACAATTTGTATTTGCTCCACTTTGGGGGAAGATTTCTGACTCTGAGGGAAGAAAGCCCGTTTTAATATTCACGTCTATCGGAAATTTACTTGGTTATATTGTTTGGTTATTTTCAGGAAATTTTACGATGTTTGTCTTATCTCGGATTATTACAGGATCGATGGGAGGAAATATTTCTGTAGCTTCAGCGTCAATGGCCGACAGCACATCAATTCAAGACAGAGCTAAGGGGATGGGAATGATTGGAGCAGGGATTGGACTTGGATTTATTTTTGGTCCACCGATAGGAGGTTTTTTATCAAAGTATGAATTGTCTTCTGTTTTTTATTTCTTGTCTCCTGTTTTGACAAAATTTTCTATGTCAGCATTTTTTTCTGTTTTAGTTGCGGCCATGAATATATTATTATTAATTTTTCTTTTTCATGAAACCAAAGAAAAAATCAAAACTCAAACTAAAAAAGTTCACCCTCTGCTGGAAATCAACAACATACAAAATAAAAAGTTGATAACAATAGCTTTAGTTTATTTTCTATTTATGTTTTCATTTTCGGGATTTGAATTTGTATTAAATTTTTTCTTAAGTGAAATTTATAATTTTTCTCCTGAAAATATAGGGATGACATTTGTTTTTATAGGAATCATTATTATTTTTATACAAGGTGGGATAATTCGCAGGATTTCTGGGAAAGTATCGGAAATTAATATTTGTATATTCGGTGCGATTTCTTTGATTATTGGTTTTAGTATTCTAATATTTATCCCTGTGCTTAGTTTTGTATTTTTTGCATTTGCACTTCTTGCGACAGGTAGTGCTTTTCTAAATCCCGGGTTTACCTCGTTGGCTTCGATAAATGCGAGATTGGAAGAGCAAGGGAAGAGCCTTGGTGTTATACGTAGTTTTGGATCATTGGCAAGAGCTATTTCTCCGATTACTTTTTGTTTGATTTATTTTCTAAATGGTGCCTATTTTAGTTTTACTGTTTCATTTATGATTACAATCGTGTTTTTTGTTTTGCTTTTGGTTATGCGCTACAAATATACAGAGCAGACGAATCTTTGA
- a CDS encoding DUF3332 family protein codes for MTKKFLRNVAFVTLLLGGFFLAFGNCFGKFALTRKVYGFNDSINIGGGIVARFFKTIIMYVFLILPIYGIAFLIDFIIINLIEFWTGNNLVGLNEYNEKGEYVKSMKYQDEEVKLTFSEYGAKLAMEVKKGDTNETFFAFRNQPNKIFKEVNGKMKEIEISSQTVGSKMILKMAEAGKLQSSKVVDVKDFQAIEKRYAAEVQ; via the coding sequence ATGACTAAAAAATTTTTACGCAATGTAGCATTCGTTACGCTTTTACTTGGAGGGTTTTTCTTAGCTTTTGGAAACTGCTTTGGAAAGTTCGCTCTTACCAGAAAAGTTTATGGGTTCAATGATTCTATAAACATCGGTGGCGGTATCGTTGCAAGATTTTTTAAGACAATTATTATGTATGTATTCTTAATTTTACCAATTTATGGTATAGCATTTTTAATTGACTTTATTATCATCAACTTGATTGAGTTTTGGACAGGAAACAATCTAGTTGGGTTAAACGAATACAACGAAAAAGGTGAATACGTAAAAAGTATGAAATACCAAGACGAAGAAGTAAAACTTACTTTTTCAGAATATGGTGCAAAATTAGCAATGGAAGTAAAAAAAGGCGATACTAACGAAACTTTTTTTGCATTCAGAAATCAACCTAATAAAATTTTTAAAGAAGTGAATGGTAAAATGAAAGAAATAGAAATTTCTTCTCAAACTGTTGGTTCTAAAATGATTTTGAAAATGGCAGAAGCTGGTAAATTACAGTCTTCAAAAGTTGTAGATGTAAAAGACTTTCAAGCAATCGAGAAAAGATACGCTGCAGAAGTACAATAA
- a CDS encoding HEAT repeat domain-containing protein produces the protein MAKIYGIFILLFLLQTSAIYSDSTGLSPKELYFQKQINDLQFGYLEERLEAVTNLRIFKNILAVRSLISVLKGDNVPNSVVNTPILKYYISKTLAGMGQDIAIKPIMDEYKKYESTINENDKPFLDEKTEYSLLMALGEMLRSLGELPYTVDSYNLIKSALTHKNYYIRASAADSIKRANRKEGIEILISALQNEKSEYPKVAILNAILALEKNSGKYFLQLMSLLKSSDPNVRYRASVGIGELDIKAAEPFLKDAILVEDVANVRLQMKKDLEIVRSFRLPDTLPGLKN, from the coding sequence ATGGCAAAAATTTACGGAATTTTTATATTATTATTTTTATTACAAACAAGTGCAATTTATTCAGATTCAACTGGACTCTCTCCAAAAGAACTGTATTTTCAAAAACAAATTAACGATTTGCAATTTGGGTATTTAGAGGAAAGATTAGAAGCAGTCACAAATCTCAGAATATTCAAAAATATCTTAGCAGTTCGATCTTTAATCTCAGTATTAAAAGGTGACAATGTTCCGAATTCGGTAGTGAACACACCGATATTAAAATATTACATATCAAAAACTTTAGCCGGAATGGGTCAAGACATTGCCATTAAGCCGATTATGGATGAGTACAAGAAATATGAATCTACGATTAATGAAAACGATAAACCATTTCTGGATGAAAAAACAGAATACTCTTTGCTTATGGCACTTGGAGAAATGCTTCGCTCACTGGGTGAATTACCCTATACTGTAGATTCTTATAATCTTATTAAATCAGCCCTTACTCATAAAAATTATTATATTCGAGCATCTGCCGCAGATAGTATAAAAAGAGCCAACAGAAAAGAAGGAATAGAGATTCTTATTTCGGCATTGCAAAATGAAAAATCAGAGTATCCAAAAGTCGCTATTTTAAACGCAATTTTAGCTCTTGAGAAAAATTCAGGAAAATATTTTTTACAGCTGATGTCTTTATTAAAAAGTTCTGATCCTAATGTCAGATATAGAGCGTCAGTAGGAATCGGTGAATTGGATATTAAAGCAGCAGAACCTTTTTTAAAAGACGCAATCTTGGTGGAAGATGTCGCAAACGTAAGATTACAAATGAAAAAAGACTTAGAGATTGTCCGTAGCTTTCGATTACCTGACACATTGCCAGGGTTAAAGAATTAA
- a CDS encoding SpoIIE family protein phosphatase, whose amino-acid sequence MALLNIIQTNSHFNFLSFGTLLALAFIIFLSVFLLTLKNKSESTFHLGFAFLCLSLFMFGYLTAAAVYHPFAAYHRYFTTFWVLPTITHIGLWGMYYPENNHPKMTKVIMIGGWGIAIAAEIFFILNTYSVPRKYHFTGHYWDFDAEPISKAFGILIMLYSVIGFLARPVGKFIIVKTKERWTILQMGLGFLVAATVPNITNVLSRDGVIDREIYLLSLVSLFVLGFFFVVLIFINHTKDKTTFMVKIVGITLVTFFLMLQGLSYFVMKDNDNAYDALRLEYSDRVIEGGAKNKDIQYLLQLDKKGIVYKDYKENQNLDVASIKEDFLNTIVYEEINNLPEANFRSDLKKILSNTHETFEGYKAAINDFLENNPSLDNHSLKENIFPFFAKLNRSSFVHTNKISVLSSEHFCKEATKYLDQNKGLIHFRDAIYKHLKDCKWDEKELSSKELLHEIDKYFRYFKPAETRHYRKSLDSYDKQKHFVAFMTYDKNTKLISEIGFSYLTYRDYIHPAAKTQKIILGIVLVVVIFLYPLFFKGSLINPLQSLLRGVTKVNRGELDVVVPIKVQDEIGFLSGSFNSMVASIKDAQEKLQDYADNLEEKVEERTREVREKMEEIKALKIHQDGDYYLTSLLTKPLFFNANKSSKVKTNFVIKQKKTFEFRNKQADLGGDICVTGNLKFGTPDNFKRYTMAMNGDAMGKSMQGAGGSLVMGVVMNSIMARSAGNKRILDSTPEQWLTDIYHETNGVFKSFNGTMVLSCVVAIVDDESGEMWYFNAEHPFSVLYRDGRASFIEDRLNLRKLGLDSEIEFQVFKYQLHPGDVIILGSDGRDDINLTPDENTRTINEDENLFLKFVEEGKGDIPAIIELIKKAGEITDDLSFLKIDFQGNGNEEIAEPTTQTISNEVASSEDSVVIDIDGSYPEEEEDVESYYQEAKKFLKENNPEQALKELEAGYSKSHNNPKLNKLLALLSFKGKNYDTAIEVLGKYLEYDPDVADFWFYLSIAHKRLGKYESSLEAAEKLKNIQPQNIQNLINLADLNRILGRIEDALAYQRKAIDLDPNNRSAKKLAEILQKNQTSGTIEEE is encoded by the coding sequence GTGGCGCTACTAAATATAATTCAAACAAATTCACATTTTAACTTTCTTTCCTTTGGAACTCTTCTTGCTTTAGCTTTTATTATATTTCTCTCGGTATTTTTATTAACTCTTAAAAACAAATCAGAAAGCACTTTTCATTTAGGGTTTGCCTTTCTGTGTTTGTCGTTGTTTATGTTTGGGTATCTTACTGCGGCAGCTGTCTATCATCCATTTGCTGCCTACCACAGATACTTTACCACTTTTTGGGTTTTGCCGACTATCACTCATATTGGGCTTTGGGGGATGTATTATCCTGAAAATAATCACCCAAAAATGACTAAAGTGATTATGATTGGCGGCTGGGGCATTGCTATTGCTGCGGAAATCTTTTTTATCCTAAACACATACTCTGTTCCAAGAAAATACCACTTTACTGGCCACTATTGGGATTTTGATGCAGAGCCTATCAGTAAAGCGTTTGGAATCTTGATCATGCTCTATTCTGTAATTGGATTTTTAGCTAGACCGGTAGGGAAGTTTATCATTGTCAAAACCAAAGAAAGATGGACAATTCTACAGATGGGTTTAGGCTTTCTTGTAGCCGCTACTGTTCCCAATATAACTAACGTACTTAGTAGAGATGGTGTGATTGATCGAGAGATTTATCTTCTTTCTCTTGTATCTTTATTCGTTTTAGGATTTTTCTTTGTAGTTTTAATTTTTATCAATCATACTAAAGATAAAACTACCTTCATGGTTAAAATTGTTGGTATCACTCTCGTAACTTTCTTCTTAATGCTTCAAGGGCTTAGCTATTTTGTTATGAAAGACAACGATAACGCTTATGATGCTTTGCGATTAGAATATTCTGATCGAGTAATAGAGGGAGGAGCAAAAAATAAAGATATTCAATACCTGCTTCAATTAGATAAAAAAGGTATTGTGTATAAAGACTATAAAGAAAATCAAAATCTTGATGTTGCTTCGATTAAAGAAGATTTCCTAAATACAATCGTATATGAAGAAATCAATAATTTACCTGAAGCAAATTTTCGTTCTGATTTAAAAAAAATCTTATCAAATACTCATGAGACTTTTGAGGGGTACAAAGCAGCCATTAATGATTTTCTTGAAAATAACCCTTCTTTAGACAACCACTCTCTTAAAGAGAACATCTTTCCTTTTTTTGCAAAACTCAACCGATCTTCGTTTGTTCACACGAATAAGATTAGCGTACTTTCGAGCGAGCACTTCTGCAAGGAAGCTACGAAATATCTTGATCAAAATAAAGGATTGATCCATTTCCGTGATGCGATTTACAAACACCTCAAAGATTGTAAATGGGATGAAAAAGAGTTAAGCTCAAAAGAATTGCTGCATGAAATTGATAAATACTTTCGGTATTTTAAACCTGCGGAAACAAGACACTATAGAAAAAGTTTAGATAGCTACGATAAGCAAAAACACTTTGTCGCTTTTATGACTTACGATAAAAATACAAAACTAATTTCTGAAATCGGTTTTTCTTACCTTACCTATCGGGATTACATTCACCCGGCAGCAAAAACTCAAAAAATTATATTAGGTATTGTTTTAGTTGTAGTTATTTTCCTTTATCCTTTGTTTTTCAAAGGTAGTTTAATTAACCCACTTCAAAGTCTATTGCGTGGTGTGACTAAGGTAAATCGGGGAGAACTCGATGTAGTTGTGCCTATTAAAGTACAGGACGAGATTGGTTTCTTGTCCGGGTCTTTTAACTCCATGGTAGCCTCCATCAAAGATGCGCAAGAGAAGCTCCAAGATTATGCTGACAACTTAGAAGAAAAAGTCGAAGAAAGAACTCGTGAAGTTCGAGAGAAAATGGAAGAAATTAAAGCACTGAAAATCCATCAAGACGGAGACTACTACCTCACTTCACTTCTTACAAAGCCTTTATTTTTTAACGCAAATAAATCTTCTAAGGTAAAAACAAATTTTGTGATTAAACAAAAAAAGACTTTTGAATTTAGAAACAAACAAGCAGACCTTGGAGGAGATATTTGTGTTACGGGTAATTTAAAGTTTGGAACTCCAGATAATTTCAAAAGATATACTATGGCAATGAATGGAGACGCTATGGGAAAATCTATGCAAGGTGCAGGAGGCTCTTTAGTTATGGGAGTTGTGATGAATTCTATCATGGCTCGTTCTGCCGGAAATAAGAGAATTTTAGATTCCACTCCTGAACAATGGCTCACAGACATTTACCACGAGACAAATGGTGTATTCAAAAGTTTTAACGGAACTATGGTACTTTCTTGCGTAGTCGCAATTGTTGATGACGAATCCGGAGAAATGTGGTATTTTAATGCAGAGCATCCATTCAGTGTATTGTATAGAGATGGTAGAGCAAGTTTTATAGAAGACAGACTCAACCTAAGAAAACTCGGACTCGATTCAGAGATTGAATTTCAAGTCTTCAAATACCAACTACACCCGGGAGATGTTATTATTCTGGGTTCCGATGGAAGAGACGACATTAATTTAACTCCTGACGAAAACACACGTACAATTAATGAAGATGAAAACCTATTTCTAAAATTTGTAGAAGAAGGGAAAGGAGACATTCCTGCAATTATCGAACTAATTAAAAAAGCTGGAGAAATTACAGACGATTTATCTTTCTTAAAAATTGATTTTCAAGGGAATGGAAATGAAGAAATTGCAGAGCCAACAACACAAACTATTTCAAATGAAGTTGCCTCTTCAGAAGATAGTGTGGTTATTGATATTGATGGCAGCTACCCTGAAGAAGAGGAAGACGTAGAATCGTACTACCAAGAAGCAAAAAAATTCTTAAAGGAAAACAATCCTGAGCAAGCCCTAAAAGAATTAGAAGCGGGTTATTCAAAAAGTCACAACAACCCAAAGCTAAATAAACTTTTGGCTTTACTAAGTTTCAAAGGAAAAAACTACGATACTGCAATTGAAGTACTTGGAAAATATCTTGAATACGACCCTGATGTTGCCGATTTCTGGTTTTATCTTTCTATTGCACATAAAAGATTAGGAAAGTATGAGTCCTCACTCGAAGCTGCTGAAAAATTAAAAAATATTCAACCACAAAATATTCAGAATCTAATCAACCTGGCTGATTTGAATAGGATTTTAGGTAGAATAGAAGATGCTCTTGCTTATCAAAGAAAGGCAATTGATTTAGATCCAAATAACAGAAGTGCAAAAAAACTTGCAGAAATCCTGCAAAAAAATCAAACCAGTGGGACAATAGAGGAAGAATAG
- a CDS encoding SpoIIE family protein phosphatase gives MTTNANETQEIFDYHKAITKKERSSRYIRTAIDYVTQTKGQEVTDKFLKDIGIQKDSSIFKHIYDDENWNSYDLEVFFYNRIKDLFDDPVKAIWEFGLASGSGRLDQKDTLFTFKLKIAPMSILLKKLSESTEKVSVISVCHAHLTNNPKVKGNLVGDVNFNYVRLPEGFKYPHWTSIIAGFGIVYGAIRYRKGLVCELEITHYPNLPSDMPHFNNKVYIFEKSTKNIIEKDSGKIIANAKDGAFQIDGITFNNGTTATARLEWKPESLWTKIANATYRRPKIRREQKLREIKDRIIIELSGEHQQQLSRYESELSEKARVIQEKMDEISALKIQQDGDYYLTSLLTKPLNFNANKSTNVSTDFFIKQKKEFEFRKKNADLGGDTCITGNLKFGNPDNFRRCTMAMNGDAMGKSMQGAGGSLVMGVVMNSIMARSAGNKRIIDTTPEEWLTSVYHETNGVFKSFNGTMILSCVVAIVDDETGEMWYFNAEHPFTVLYRDGKATFIEDKLNLRKLGLDSEIPFKVFKFQLHPGDVIILGSDGRDDINLTPDGPIRTINEDETIFLEHVELGKGELQSIKSKILEFGEITDDLSILRIGFKESVESEEINTNETLRASSSKDKNSHSFYLEAKNLLKIGNSEKAISTLSEGFQKDSSNHKLNKLLGLLSFKEKDYETAARAIEKYLEYDPESIDFLFYFSVSLKRLGKYESSLSVAEKSESLQPQNIQNLVNLADLYRILGRNEEALVYQKKAIDLDPENRNAKKLAEILQKE, from the coding sequence ATGACTACAAATGCCAACGAAACTCAAGAAATTTTTGATTACCACAAAGCAATTACTAAAAAAGAAAGATCTTCGAGATACATTAGAACTGCAATAGATTATGTAACTCAAACTAAAGGGCAAGAAGTAACTGATAAATTTTTAAAAGACATAGGCATTCAAAAAGATAGCTCAATATTTAAGCATATTTATGATGATGAGAATTGGAATTCTTATGACCTCGAAGTTTTTTTTTACAATAGAATCAAAGACCTATTTGACGATCCCGTAAAAGCGATTTGGGAATTTGGTCTTGCTTCCGGTTCGGGAAGATTGGACCAGAAGGACACTCTATTTACTTTCAAATTAAAAATTGCTCCTATGTCTATATTATTAAAAAAATTATCAGAGTCTACAGAAAAAGTCAGCGTAATTTCAGTTTGCCACGCTCATCTAACGAATAACCCAAAGGTTAAAGGAAATTTAGTGGGCGATGTGAATTTCAACTATGTTCGTCTTCCAGAAGGTTTCAAATATCCACACTGGACATCTATTATTGCAGGTTTTGGAATTGTGTATGGAGCTATTCGTTATAGAAAAGGCTTAGTCTGTGAATTAGAAATCACACATTACCCAAACCTTCCTTCGGATATGCCTCACTTTAATAATAAGGTTTATATATTTGAAAAATCTACAAAAAATATTATTGAAAAAGATTCCGGGAAAATTATTGCAAATGCAAAAGATGGAGCTTTTCAAATAGATGGAATTACCTTTAATAACGGAACAACAGCAACAGCAAGATTAGAATGGAAACCAGAATCACTTTGGACAAAAATTGCAAACGCTACTTATCGTCGTCCAAAAATCAGAAGAGAGCAAAAATTAAGAGAAATCAAAGATAGAATAATAATAGAACTTTCCGGAGAACACCAACAACAACTTAGCAGATACGAAAGCGAGCTATCAGAAAAAGCCAGGGTGATCCAAGAAAAAATGGATGAAATCAGTGCATTAAAAATTCAACAAGACGGAGATTATTACCTTACTTCCTTATTGACGAAACCTCTAAACTTCAATGCAAACAAATCTACAAACGTCTCTACAGATTTTTTTATCAAACAAAAGAAAGAATTTGAATTTAGAAAAAAAAATGCCGACTTGGGTGGAGATACTTGCATTACCGGAAATTTAAAGTTTGGTAATCCCGACAATTTCAGAAGATGCACTATGGCAATGAACGGAGACGCAATGGGAAAATCCATGCAAGGAGCAGGTGGCTCTCTTGTCATGGGAGTTGTGATGAATTCCATCATGGCTCGTTCTGCCGGAAATAAAAGAATCATAGATACTACTCCAGAAGAATGGCTTACAAGCGTGTACCATGAGACAAACGGAGTATTTAAAAGTTTTAATGGTACAATGATACTATCTTGTGTTGTAGCGATAGTTGACGACGAGACCGGAGAAATGTGGTATTTTAATGCAGAGCATCCATTCACTGTTTTGTATAGAGACGGAAAAGCCACATTTATTGAAGACAAGCTCAACCTTAGAAAACTTGGGCTAGATTCTGAAATTCCTTTTAAAGTATTTAAATTTCAGCTTCACCCGGGAGATGTTATAATCCTAGGCTCTGATGGAAGAGACGATATCAATCTAACACCTGACGGCCCTATTCGCACAATAAATGAAGACGAAACTATATTCTTAGAGCATGTAGAATTGGGTAAAGGTGAACTTCAATCGATCAAGAGTAAGATTTTAGAATTTGGAGAAATTACGGATGACCTTTCTATTTTAAGAATCGGATTCAAAGAATCAGTAGAATCTGAAGAAATAAATACCAACGAAACCCTTAGAGCCTCATCATCCAAGGATAAAAATAGCCATTCTTTTTATCTTGAAGCGAAAAATTTATTAAAAATAGGAAATTCCGAAAAAGCTATTTCCACCCTATCAGAAGGATTTCAAAAAGACTCATCCAACCACAAACTAAACAAGTTGTTAGGGTTGTTAAGTTTTAAAGAAAAAGATTATGAAACCGCAGCAAGAGCAATCGAAAAGTATTTGGAGTATGATCCTGAGTCTATTGATTTCTTGTTTTATTTTTCTGTTTCACTAAAACGATTGGGAAAATACGAATCTTCTCTATCTGTTGCGGAAAAATCAGAGTCTTTGCAGCCGCAAAATATCCAAAACCTTGTAAATCTTGCAGATTTGTACAGAATTCTGGGTAGGAACGAGGAAGCCTTAGTCTATCAAAAAAAAGCCATCGATTTAGACCCGGAAAATAGGAATGCCAAAAAGTTAGCCGAAATTCTACAAAAAGAATAA